In Methanomassiliicoccus luminyensis B10, the sequence TCTTGTCGAGCACCACCGTGTCGATGAGGTGCGCCGCCTCCAGCGCCTCCGCGGACTTGATGAGGATGCCGTTCTCGGCCCCCTTGCCGGTCCCCACCATGATGGCCGTGGGGGTCGCCAGGCCCAGGGCGCAGGGGCATGATATCACCAGGACCGCGATGGCCGAGGTGAAGGCGAACTCGAAGCTCTGCCCCGCCAGGAGCCAGGCCGCTCCGGCGATGAGGGCGACAGCGATAACCGTGGGCACGAACACCCCGCTGATGCGGTCGGCCAGCTTGGCGATGGGCGCCTTGGACGACGCCGCCTCTTCCACCAGCCTCACGATCTGGGCGAGGGTGGTGTCGTCGCCCACCTTCTGGGCCGTGAAGCGGAAGGAGCCAGTCCTGTTGATGGTCGCCCCGATCACCTGGCTGCCCACCACCTTCTCCACCGGGATGCTCTCCCCGGTGAGCGCCGATTCGTCCACGGAAGTGCTCCCCTGGGTCACTACCCCGTCCACGGGGATCCTCCAGCCGGGCTTGACGATGACGGTGTCGCCCTTCGCCACCTGCTCCACCGGTATCTCCACCTCGGCGCCATTCCTCTCCACCAGCGCGGTCTTGGGGGCAAGGTCCAGCAGCTTTGTGATGGCCTCCGAGGTCCTGCCCTTGGCCCGGGCCTCGAAGTACTTGCCCAGGGTGATGAGGGTGAGGATCATGGCCGCGGACTCGAAGTACAGGTCCATGGAGTACCGCTCCAGCATGGCGTGGTCCATGTTCCCTAGGGCGTAGCCGATCATGTATATGGCGAAGACGCCGTAAGCGACCGCGGCCCCGGAGCCCAGGGCTATGAGGGAGTCCATATTGGGCGCTCTCTTCGCCAGGGCCCTGAACCCCCGGGTATAGTACTTCCCGTTGACGACCACCACCGGCAGGACCAGGAGGAACTGGGTGAATGCGAAGGCCAGGACGTTCTGGTGCCCCGTCAGGAAGGAGGGCAGGGGCCAGTCGAACATGTGGCCCATGGCGATATAGAACAGCGGGACGGTGAAGGCGGCCGACACGATCAGCCGCCGCTTCAGGCTGTCCGACTCCAGGCGCGCCGCGTCCACGGCGGGGGCGCTCTTTTTCTCGGCAGGAGCAGCGGCCCTTGTCGGCGAGGCATCGTAGCCAGCGCTCTTGACGGCATTGGCGATGTCCTCGGCGGAGACGCTGGCATCGTGGTCCACCACCATGCTGTTGCTCAGCAGGTTGACGCTGACGCTCCTCACTCCGGGAAGCTTGCTCACGCTGCGCTCCACCGCGCTCGAGCAGGCCGAGCAGGTCATCCCCCTTACGTCGAACTTCTCCTTGGTCATGCGGCCCCTTTCCCCGTCGCGCCCGCCTCGGCGGCCCCAGGCGCGTCGCTCCCACCCTATGGACGTGCCCCTTCAAAGGGATGTTGTTTTATTATTCGATGTTTTTGCAGATGACCATTCGATGTTTCTAAATGCTTATAAGTCGAACGCCGATATACTTGCCATGAAGCTCGATGCCCACGACTCGATGATCTTGGAGCTGCTGCAGAAGGATGCCAGGATGTCCCTTAAGGACATGGCGGAGGCGTCTGGCCTCACCTCGCCGACGGTGAGCGCGAGGCTGAAGGCGCTCCAGGAGGTGGGGGTGGTCCGTGGCTTCGGCGCGGACATCGTGCCCTCCGCGCTGGGCCAGGGGGTGATGTTCCTCATAATTCGCTCGCGCCCGTCGGACGTGAGCGCGGTGGCGGATGCCCTTGCGGAGATGCCGCTTATCCGGGAGATGGCGATCGCCGGGGGAGGCCGGGTGATCGCCACGGCGGTGTTCCGCTCCATCGCCGAGCAGGAGAGCGTGCTCAATGACATAGGGAGCGTCCCCCTG encodes:
- a CDS encoding winged helix-turn-helix transcriptional regulator, coding for MKLDAHDSMILELLQKDARMSLKDMAEASGLTSPTVSARLKALQEVGVVRGFGADIVPSALGQGVMFLIIRSRPSDVSAVADALAEMPLIREMAIAGGGRVIATAVFRSIAEQESVLNDIGSVPLVQEYDHYVHVETRKKEPLALVSEGAPVSMQCYYCKKVIEGTPHKIRLDGKDHYLCCPICEREYRKKYAEIKEKAASE